The following coding sequences lie in one Miscanthus floridulus cultivar M001 chromosome 9, ASM1932011v1, whole genome shotgun sequence genomic window:
- the LOC136481855 gene encoding phosphoribosylamine--glycine ligase-like — protein sequence MACAAYSIRGPLMLAARHRTDLPANNDLCIGLKSSVSYPVAQRWSSDSSSVVMQHVISHRHLIVRASARNSKASATEVGTASSDERITVLVIGGGGREHALCYALNRSPSCSAVLCAPGNAGIAHSGDATCILDLDISSSADVISFCRKRGVGMVVVGSEAPLVAGLVNDLVKVGIPTFGPSSEAAALEGSKDFMKKLCDKYNIPTAKYRTFMDAVEAKQYVKQEGAPIVVKADGLAAGKGVVVAMTLDEAFEAIDSMLVEGSFGSAGSRVIIEEFLEGEEASFFALVDGENVLPLESAQDHKRVGDGDVGPNTGGMGAYSPAPIVTDELKRIVMESIIIPTVKGMAAEGCKFVGVLYAGLMIEKKSGLPKLIEYNVRFGDPECQVLMMRLESDLAQVLLSACQGGLSNVSLTWSPEMAMVVVMANQGYPGSYKKGTVIKNLDRAEEASPAVKIFHAGTALDEDGNLVAVGGRVLGVTAKGKDIEEARARVYNAVDAIDWPEGFFRRDIGWRALWHKQVANYP from the exons ATGGCGTGCGCTGCTTACAGTATCAGAGGCCCTCTCATGCTGGCTGCAAGGCACCGCACCGATTTGCCAGCCAATAATGACTTGTGCATTGGCTTGAAGTCTTCGGTGTCTTACCCCGTTGCTCAGCGGTGGAGCAGCGACAGCTCTTCGGTTGTGATGCAGCATGTCATATCCCATCGTCACTTGATTGTTAGGGCTTCAGCAAGGAACTCGAAAGCTTCAGCAACCGAAGTGGGCACTGCTTCTTCTG ATGAGAGGATAACTGTATTGGTCATTGGTGGTGGAGGCCGGGAGCATGCTCTTTGTTATGCCTTGAACCGTTCCCCATCTTGCAGTGCAGTTTTATGCGCCCCTGGTAATGCGGGTATTGCTCATTCCGGGGATGCAACTTGCATCTTAGATTTGGACATCTCCAGTAGTGCTGATGTTATCTCGTTCTGTCGTAAGAGGGGTGTGGGAATGGTTGTAGTGGGTTCTGAAGCCCCACTTGTTGCGGGTCTTGTGAATGACCTTGTCAAAGTTGGGATACCAACCTTTGGCCCTTCATCAGAGGCTGCAGCGTTAGAAGGATCAAAGGACTTCATGAAGAAGCTATGTGACAAGTACAATATCCCCACAGCCAAG TATCGCACATTCATGGATGCTGTGGAAGCTAAACAATATGTCAAACAAGAAGGAGCACCTATTGTTGTTAAAGCTGATGGACTGGCCGCTGGAAAGGGTGTGGTTGTTGCGATGACTTTGGATGAGGCATTTGAAGCCATAGACTCTATGTTGGTTGAAGGCTCATTTGGTTCTGCTGGTTCACGGGTTATCATTGAAGAATTTCTAGAGGGTGAAGAAGCATCTTTCTTTGCATTGGTAGATGGTGAAAATGTTTTGCCTCTTGAATCAGCACAGGATCACAAAAGAGTTGGTGATGGTGATGTTGGCCCAAATACTGGCGGTATGGGTGCATACTCCCCTGCACCAATAGTGACAGATGAGCTCAAGCGCATAGTCATGGAAAGTATAATTATCCCTACCGTTAAAGGCATGGCAGCCGAAGGGTGCAAGTTTGTTGGTGTATTATATGCTGGACTTATGATTGAGAAGAAATCTGGGCTGCCTAAGCTTATTGAGTACAATGTAAGATTTGGTGACCCAGAATGCCAG GTTCTGATGATGCGATTAGAATCTGATTTGGCACAAGTTCTGTTATCAGCTTGCCAGGGAGGATTAAGCAATGTTTCACTTACCTGGTCACCTGAAATGGCAATGGTGGTTGTAATGGCAAACCAAGGGTACCCTGGCTCTTATAAGAAGGGGACTGTAATAAAAAACCTAGACAGGGCTGAGGAGGCCTCTCCAGCTGTCAAGATATTCCATGCTGGGACAGCACTAGATGAAGATGGCAATCTTGTCGCCGTTGGAGGTCGAGTTCTTGGTGTCACTGCCAAGGGCAAGGACATCGAAGAAGCAAGGGCAAGAGTATATAATGCAGTAGATGCTATTGATTGGCCAGAAGGGTTCTTCAGGCGTGACATTGGTTGGCGAGCACTGTGGCACAAGCAAGTGGCTAACTACCCATGA
- the LOC136481854 gene encoding leucine-rich repeat receptor-like serine/threonine-protein kinase BAM1: MRPSPPLLLLALLHFALLSTNAAADGNGTGTGDLRGDAMALLALKTALGCRPGALRSWSAANAGSVCSWTGVRCGAAGRVVAVDIANMNVSSSGAAPVSVLLTGLGALESLSLAGNGIVGAVAIASPLPALRHVNVSGNQLSGALDLNGGWDFASLPALEVLDAYDNNFSSPLPLGVAVLPRLRYLDLGGNYFKGEIPSAYGAMPAVEYLSLNGNNLQGRIPTELGNLTTLRELYLGYYNVFDGGIPPALGRLRSLTVLDVSNCGLTGRVPAELGALASLDTLFLHTNQLSGPIPPELGNLTSLTALDLSNNALTGEVPRSLASLTSLRLLNLFLNRLHGPVPDFIAALPRLETVQLFMNNLTSRVPAGLGASAPLRLVDLSSNRLTGVIPETLCASGQLHTAILMNNFLFGPIPGSLGSCTSLTRVRLGQNYLNGSIPAGLLYLPRLSLLELHNNLLSGAVPSNPSASAASSSSQLAQLNLSNNLLSGPLPSTLANLTALQTLLASNNRIGGAVPAELGELRRLVKLDLSGNELSGPIPGAAVGQCSELTYLDLSRNNLSGAIPEAIAGIRVLNYLNLSRNALEDAIPAAIGAMSSLTAADFSYNDLSGQLPDTGQLGYLNATAFAGNPRLCGPVVSRPCNYTEGAGGGVAGGVTTTTTRRGGELKLVLALGLLACSVVFAAAAVLRARSFRVDGGGGGEGRWRFTAFHKVDFGVAEVIECMKDGNVVGRGGAGVVYAGRTRSGGAIAVKRLQQSQQGQGDDRGFKAEVRTLGSIRHRNIVRLLAFCTNRDANVLVYEYMGGGSLGEVLHGNGKKRGASLAWERRYRIALEAARGLCYLHHDCSPMIVHRDVKSNNILLGDNLEARVADFGLAKFLFRRGSGGATDECMSAVAGSYGYIAPEYAYTLRVDEKSDVYSYGVVLLELITGRRPVGPDFGEGVDIVQWAKRATAGRREAVPGIADRRLVGAPADEVAHLFFVAMLCVQDNSVERPTMREVVQMLADEFPRHAASSSAQTSPSTSTSSAAVAAPTPGGEESSSPDGGGKEPPPANCYKLFPDLLA, from the exons ATGAGGCCCTCGCCACCTCTGCTCCTTCTCGCGCTCCTGCATTTCGCGCTCCTGtccaccaacgccgccgccgatGGCAATGGGACCGGGACCGGCGACCTGCGCGGCGACGCGATGGCGCTGCTCGCGCTCAAGACTGCGCTGGGCTGCCGCCCGGGCGCGCTGCGGTCGTGGTCGGCGGCCAATGCCGGGTCCGTCTGCTCCTGGACGGGCGTCCGGTGCGGCGCGGCCGGGCGCGTGGTCGCCGTCGACATCGCCAACATGAACGTGTCGTCCAGCGGCGCGGCGCCCGTCTCGGTCCTGCTGACGGGGCTCGGCGCGCTCGAGTCCCTCTCGCTGGCAGGGAACGGCATCGTGGGCGCCGTGGCCATCGCGTCGCCGCTCCCGGCGCTGCGCCACGTCAACGTGTCCGGGAACCAGCTGAGCGGCGCGCTCGACCTCAACGGCGGCTGGGACTTCGCCTCGCTTCCCGCGCTCGAGGTGCTGGACGCCTACGACAACAACTTCTCGTCCCCGCTGCCGCTCGGCGTCGCGGTACTCCCGAGGCTCCGGTACCTGGACCTCGGCGGCAACTACTTCAAGGGGGAGATCCCGTCGGCGTACGGCGCGATGCCCGCGGTGGAGTACCTGTCCCTCAACGGCAACAACCTGCAGGGCCGCATCCCGACGGAGCTCGGCAACCTCACCACACTCCGGGAGCTCTACCTGGGGTACTACAACGTGTTCGACGGTGGCATCCCGCCGGCGCTGGGGCGGCTGCGCAGCCTCACCGTGCTGGACGTCTCCAACTGCGGCCTCACGGGGCGGGTGCCCGCGGAGCTCGGCGCGCTCGCGTCCCTCGACACGCTGTTCCTCCACACCAACCAGCTCTCCGGGCCCATCCCGCCGGAGCTCGGCAACCTCACGTCGCTCACCGCGCTGGACCTCTCCAACAACGCGCTCACCGGCGAGGTCCCTCGCTCGCTCGCGTCGCTCACCTCGCTCAGGCTGCTCAACCTATTCCTGAACCGGCTCCACGGCCCCGTGCCCGACTTCATCGCCGCGCTGCCGCGCCTGGAGACGGTGCAGCTGTTCATGAACAACCTCACGAGCCGCGTCCCCGCGGGGCTCGGCGCCAGCGCGCCGCTCCGGCTCGTCGACCTGTCCTCGAACCGCCTCACCGGCGTCATCCCGGAGACGCTGTGCGCGTCAGGGCAGCTCCACACGGCCATCCTCATGAACAATTTCCTCTTCGGGCCCATCCCGGGCTCGCTCGGCTCGTGCACGAGCCTCACCCGCGTCCGGCTCGGCCAGAACTACCTCAACGGCAGCATCCCCGCCGGGCTGCTGTACCTGCCACGGCTCAGCCTGCTGGAGCTCCACAACAACCTGCTCTCCGGCGCCGTGCCGTCGAACCCGAGCGCGTCCGCCGCCAGTTCGTCTTCGCAGCTGGCGCAGCTCAACCTGTCCAACAACCTGCTGTCGGGCCCGCTGCCGAGCACGCTGGCCAACCTCACCGCACTGCAGACGCTGCTGGCGAGCAACAACCGGATCGGCGGCGCCGTGCCGGCGGAGCTCGGGGAGCTCCGGCGGCTCGTGAAGCTCGACCTCAGCGGCAATGAGCTGTCGGGCCCGATCCCAGGGGCGGCCGTCGGGCAGTGCAGCGAGCTCACGTACCTCGACCTCAGCAGGAACAACCTGTCCGGCGCGATCCCCGAGGCGATCGCGGGCATCCGGGTGCTGAACTACCTCAACCTGTCGCGGAACGCGCTGGAGGACGCGATCCCGGCGGCGATCGGCGCCATGAGCAGCCTCACGGCGGCGGACTTCTCGTACAACGACCTGTCCGGGCAGCTCCCGGACACGGGGCAGCTCGGGTACCTGAACGCGACGGCGTTCGCGGGCAACCCGAGGCTGTGCGGCCCGGTGGTGAGCCGGCCGTGCAACTACACGGAAGGCGCCGGAGGCGGCGTCGCGGGGGgcgtgacgacgacgacgacgcggcgcGGCGGGGAGCTGAAGCTGGTGCTGGCGCTGGGCCTGCTGGCCTGCTCCGTGGTGTTCGCCGCGGCGGCCGTGCTCCGCGCGCGGTCGTTCCgcgtggacggcggcggcggcggggaaggcAGGTGGCGGTTCACGGCGTTCCACAAGGTGGACTTCGGCGTGGCGGAGGTGATCGAGTGCATGAAGGACGGCAACGTGGTGggccgcggcggcgccggcgtcgtGTACGCCGGGCGCACCCGGTCGGGCGGCGCGATCGCGGTGAAGCGCCTGCAGCAGTCCCAGCAGGGGCAGGGCGACGACCGCGGGTTCAAAGCTGAGGTCCGGACGCTGGGCAGCATCCGGCACCGGAACATCGTGCGCCTGCTGGCCTTCTGCACGAACCGCGACGCGAACGTGCTGGTGTACGAGTACATGGGCGGCGGCAGCCTCGGGGAGGTGCTCCACGGCAACGGCAAGAAGCGCGGCGCGTCCCTGGCGTGGGAGCGGCGGTACCGGATCGCGCTGGAGGCGGCGCGCGGGCTGTGCTACCTCCACCACGACTGCTCCCCCATGATCGTGCACCGCGACGTCAAGTCCAACAACATCCTCCTCGGCGACAACCTGGAGGCCCGCGTCGCGGACTTCGGCCTCGCCAAGTTCCTCTTCCGCCGCGGCTCCGGCGGCGCCACCGACGAGTGCATGTCCGCCGTCGCTGGATCCTACGGCTACATCGCCCCTG AGTACGCGTACACGCTGCGGGTGGACGAGAAGAGCGACGTGTACAGCTACGGGGTGGTGCTGCTGGAGCTCATCACGGGGCGCCGCCCCGTGGGGCCCGACTTCGGGGAAGGCGTGGACATCGTGCAGTGGGCCAAGCGCGCCACGGCAGGACGACGGGAGGCCGTGCCGGGGATCGCGGACCGCAGGCTTGTTGGCGCGCCCGCCGACGAGGTGGCGCACCTCTTCTTCGTCGCCATGCTCTGCGTGCAGGACAACAGCGTGGAGCGCCCCACCATGCGGGAGGTGGTGCAGATGCTCGCCGACGAGTTCCCGCGCCACGCGGCGTCGTCGTCCGCGCAGACGTCGCCGTCCACCTCAACCtcctcggcggcggtggcggctccGACACCGGGCGGGGAGGAGAGCAGCAGTCCCGACGGCGGCGGGAAGGAGCCGCCGCCGGCCAACTGCTACAAGCTGTTCCCGGACCTGCTGGCCTGA